A section of the Babylonia areolata isolate BAREFJ2019XMU chromosome 1, ASM4173473v1, whole genome shotgun sequence genome encodes:
- the LOC143294094 gene encoding sodium/hydrogen exchanger 9B2-like isoform X1 — protein sequence MSQPQPMSSKMENRNVKATDGDEVHIEYDIEQDASTAAETNKESTRCDRCQDHIIHCLKPVLHEYHPLPSHPNRCQRFKNSMYCPPHGRIGAFLLVLSVGFIWWGVLWAVVDKEALPGGNLFSLFLLFVFCWCGGYLISLVHLPPLLGMLIVGGILGNVPGIDIARNIDQEWSTGCRQIALAIILICAGLGLDPAALRRLSFVVVRLAFSPCIAETIADGVAAHLILGFPWQWGFMLGFVISAVSPAVVVPSLLSLSERGYGVEKGVPTLVMAASSIDDVLAITGFGVLIGITFSSGDLAWNLLKGPVEAIVGILVGIVMGVILWYVPQRKSKHLVLFRSVMVLGLSLLAIFGSNKVEWSGSGPLAALTLAFVAALRWRKELKEGEDNPVEGVMGVLWMIFQPLLFGLIAAAVEINKLEADTVGLGIAVLGIGLGVRCLVAFVAVFGTNLNMKEKLFIPFAWLPKATVQAAIGAVAYDMAITNKKDEYVGYGENILQLAVLSILLTAPTGAAIIAILGPTLLHCPPGTDELGRKGKTNVDDPEACAPLQEITGGDGDAVQNIVDGVSAMSLDRKKRNTMGDESEMKVANEEDSKV from the exons ATGTCTCAGCCACAACCTATGAGCTCAAAGATGGAAAACAGAAATGTCAAGGCAACAGATGGTGATGAGGTCCACATAGAATATGATATTGAACAGGATGCTAGCACAGCGGCTGAAACCAACAAAGAATCAACACGATGTGACCGCTGTCAAGACCACATCATCCATTGTCTCAAACCAGTCCTACATGAGTATCACCCGTTGCCCAGTCATCCAAACAGGTGTCAGCGTTTTAAGAACTCTATGTACTGTCCTCCACATGGACGGATCGGAGCGTTTCTGCTTGTCCTGTCAGTGGGGTTTATCTGGTGGGGAGTGCTGTGGGCTGTTGTGGACAAGGAAGCACTGCCTGGTGGaaacttgttctctctctttttgctgtTTGTCTTCTGCTGGTGCGGCGGCTACCTCATAAGCCTTGTCCATCTGCCTCCTCTTCTGG gaATGCTTATCGTTGGGGGAATTCTTGGAAATGTTCCGGGAATTGACATCGCTCGAAATATTGATCAGGAATGGAGCACaggatgcag ACAGATTGCACTGGCCATTATTCTCATCTGCGCTGGGTTAGGTTTGGATCCTGCTGCCCTTCGGCGTCTGTCATTTGTGGTTGTCCGATTAGCCTTCTCTCCTTGCATTGCGGAGACCATAGCTGACGGCGTTGCAGCTCATCTCATCCTAGGATTTCCATGGCAGTGGGGATTCATGTTAGG GTTTGTGATATCCGCTGTGTCTCCAGCAGTGGTGGTTCCCTCGCTGCTCAGTCTGTCGGAGCGGGGCTATGGTGTGGAGAAGGGTGTGCCTACGTTGGTGATGGCAGCATCCAGCATAGATGATGTTCTGGCAATCACTGGATTTGGTGTGCTGATTGGGATCACATtctcttcag gTGATTTAGCATGGAACCTACTGAAGGGTCCTGTAGAAGCTATTGTTGGTATCCTGGTGGGGATTGTCATGGGGGTCATCTTGTGGTATGTGCCACAGAGGAAAAGT AAACACCTGGTTTTGTTCCGGTCAGTCATGGTCCTGGGATTATCACTGCTGGCTATTTTTGGCAGCAACAAAGTGGAGTGGTCAGGGTCTGGGCCACTGGCAGCTCTGACCTTGGCATTCGTGGCAGCTCTGCGATGGCGAAAAGAACTGAAAGAGGGAGAAGAT AACCCTGTGGAAGGTGTGATGGGGGTGTTATGGATGATCTTCCAGCCATTGCTTTTTGGACTGATTGCTGCAGCTGTGGAAATCAACAAGCTGGAGGCAGACACTGTGG GTCTGGGAATTGCAGTGTTGGGCATTGGTCTTGGTGTGCGTTGCCTTGTGGCCTTCGTGGCTGTGTTTGGTACCAACCTCAACATGAAGGAGAAGCTGTTCATTCCCTTTGCCTGGCTGCCAAAGGCAACTGTTCAg gccgcAATTGGTGCTGTGGCTTATGATATGGCTATCACAAACAAGAAGGATGAGTATGTTGGCTATGGAGAAAAT ATCCTCCAGCTGGCAGTTCTATCCATCCTGCTAACTGCTCCAACCGGTGCTGCCATCATTGCCATTCTCGGTCCCACGCTCCTGCACTGCCCCCCTGGGACCGATGAATTAGGCAGGAAGGGTAAAACAAATGTTGATGACCCAGAAGCTTGTGCTCCTCTGCAGGAAATAACCGGTGGTGATGGGGATGCTGTGCAGAACATTGTGGATGGTGTGAGTGCAATGAGtttggacagaaagaaaaggaatacgATGGGTGATGAGAGTGAAATGAAAGTGGCAAATGAGGAGGATTCCAAGGTTTGA
- the LOC143294094 gene encoding sodium/hydrogen exchanger 9B2-like isoform X2: MEHRMQIALAIILICAGLGLDPAALRRLSFVVVRLAFSPCIAETIADGVAAHLILGFPWQWGFMLGFVISAVSPAVVVPSLLSLSERGYGVEKGVPTLVMAASSIDDVLAITGFGVLIGITFSSGDLAWNLLKGPVEAIVGILVGIVMGVILWYVPQRKSKHLVLFRSVMVLGLSLLAIFGSNKVEWSGSGPLAALTLAFVAALRWRKELKEGEDNPVEGVMGVLWMIFQPLLFGLIAAAVEINKLEADTVGLGIAVLGIGLGVRCLVAFVAVFGTNLNMKEKLFIPFAWLPKATVQAAIGAVAYDMAITNKKDEYVGYGENILQLAVLSILLTAPTGAAIIAILGPTLLHCPPGTDELGRKGKTNVDDPEACAPLQEITGGDGDAVQNIVDGVSAMSLDRKKRNTMGDESEMKVANEEDSKV, from the exons ATGGAGCACaggatgcag ATTGCACTGGCCATTATTCTCATCTGCGCTGGGTTAGGTTTGGATCCTGCTGCCCTTCGGCGTCTGTCATTTGTGGTTGTCCGATTAGCCTTCTCTCCTTGCATTGCGGAGACCATAGCTGACGGCGTTGCAGCTCATCTCATCCTAGGATTTCCATGGCAGTGGGGATTCATGTTAGG GTTTGTGATATCCGCTGTGTCTCCAGCAGTGGTGGTTCCCTCGCTGCTCAGTCTGTCGGAGCGGGGCTATGGTGTGGAGAAGGGTGTGCCTACGTTGGTGATGGCAGCATCCAGCATAGATGATGTTCTGGCAATCACTGGATTTGGTGTGCTGATTGGGATCACATtctcttcag gTGATTTAGCATGGAACCTACTGAAGGGTCCTGTAGAAGCTATTGTTGGTATCCTGGTGGGGATTGTCATGGGGGTCATCTTGTGGTATGTGCCACAGAGGAAAAGT AAACACCTGGTTTTGTTCCGGTCAGTCATGGTCCTGGGATTATCACTGCTGGCTATTTTTGGCAGCAACAAAGTGGAGTGGTCAGGGTCTGGGCCACTGGCAGCTCTGACCTTGGCATTCGTGGCAGCTCTGCGATGGCGAAAAGAACTGAAAGAGGGAGAAGAT AACCCTGTGGAAGGTGTGATGGGGGTGTTATGGATGATCTTCCAGCCATTGCTTTTTGGACTGATTGCTGCAGCTGTGGAAATCAACAAGCTGGAGGCAGACACTGTGG GTCTGGGAATTGCAGTGTTGGGCATTGGTCTTGGTGTGCGTTGCCTTGTGGCCTTCGTGGCTGTGTTTGGTACCAACCTCAACATGAAGGAGAAGCTGTTCATTCCCTTTGCCTGGCTGCCAAAGGCAACTGTTCAg gccgcAATTGGTGCTGTGGCTTATGATATGGCTATCACAAACAAGAAGGATGAGTATGTTGGCTATGGAGAAAAT ATCCTCCAGCTGGCAGTTCTATCCATCCTGCTAACTGCTCCAACCGGTGCTGCCATCATTGCCATTCTCGGTCCCACGCTCCTGCACTGCCCCCCTGGGACCGATGAATTAGGCAGGAAGGGTAAAACAAATGTTGATGACCCAGAAGCTTGTGCTCCTCTGCAGGAAATAACCGGTGGTGATGGGGATGCTGTGCAGAACATTGTGGATGGTGTGAGTGCAATGAGtttggacagaaagaaaaggaatacgATGGGTGATGAGAGTGAAATGAAAGTGGCAAATGAGGAGGATTCCAAGGTTTGA